The Arachis duranensis cultivar V14167 chromosome 2, aradu.V14167.gnm2.J7QH, whole genome shotgun sequence genome has a window encoding:
- the LOC127744917 gene encoding uncharacterized protein LOC127744917: MHLWEKGFMPNYWIWTEHGEIDDIGINQTGFNNCGEGGSGSGANVEECDMYDISWEDNSRRYHEMVFDSVGPEDPHVEAKNFFDLLEAAQKPLWEGCVHSQLSIAVRMLCIKAEGNQSQESFKQWATLIREIAPEGSAIPGDYYEAKKLVQKLGLKAIKIDCCSNNCMLYRKDDAALTSCKFCEAPRFKPISDGGCKSKRVPVRRMHYLPLIPRLRRLYVSMSSAPHMTWHIKNQRDDGVMTHPSHGEAWKSFDRIHSDFSLEPRNIRLGLCSDGFTPNIQFSKPYSCWPVIVIPYNLPPGMCMKDPYLFLTCLIPGPNNPKANIDVFLGPLIDELNELWNPGVLTYDIVEKKNFVLKAALMWTINDFPAYGMLSGWMTQGRLSCPICMEDTKSFTLSHRGKASWFDCHRRFLPTNHPYRRNKNDFRKNKIESEEAPTRLSGLEIWQRIKGLEKISDNGKWIKSREYGITHNWTKQSVFWELPYWKDNLVRHYLDVMHIEKNVLDNIMNTIMDIDRTKDNEKARLDLAELCKRPDLHLRHVGDNCWSKPKAAYTLTSEQQQDVYRWVQQLRFPDGYASNLARCRTTYKYMEASCRVKPVFQRLVFNHSQGS; encoded by the exons ATGCATTTGTGGGAAAAGGGGTTTATGCCAAATTATTGGATTTGGACAGAACATGGAGAGATTGACGACATAGGGATTAATCAGACGGGATTCAATAATTGTGGGGAAGGTGGTTCAGGAAGTGGTGCAAATGTGGAAGAATGTGATATGTATGACATTAGCTGGGAAGATAACTCCAGAAGGTATCATGAAATGGTTTTCGATTCTGTTGGTCCAGAGGATCCTCATGTAGAGGCTAAAAACTTTTTTGATCTTCTTGAGGCAGCTCAAAAGCCTTTGTGGGAAGGTTGTGTGCACTCTCAACTATCGATAGCTGTTAGAATGCTATGCATTAAGGCCGAGGGAAACCAATCACAGGAGTCATTTAAGCAGTGGGCCACCTTAATTAGGGAAATTGCTCCTGAGGGTAGTGCCATACCTGGGGATTACTATGAGGCTAAGAAGTTAGTGCAAAAGCTTGGATTGAAGGCAATCAAAATAGATTGTTGCTCAAACAATTGCATGTTGTATCGAAAAGACGATGCTGCTCTAACTAGTTGCAAGTTTTGTGAAGCACCTAGATTCAAGCCTATTTCCGATGGTGGTTGTAAGTCCAAGAGAGTTCCTGTCCGACGGATGCACTACCTACCCTTAATCCCTAGACTTCGAAGGCTTTATGTGTCAATGAGTTCAGCTCCACATATGACGTGGCATATAAAAAACCAACGTGATGATGGTGTTATGACCCATCCGTCACATGGGGAGGCATGGAAAAGCTTTGACCGTATCCACTCTGATTTTTCTTTAGAGCCTAGAAACATTAGGTTAGGTCTTTGCTCTGATGGGTTTACCCCAAATATCCAATTTAGCAAGCCTTATTCTTGTTGGCCCGTAATTGTAATTCCATACAATCTACCTCCTGGAATGTGTATGAAAGATCCTTACTTGTTCTTGACTTGCTTAATACCTGGTCCTAATAACCCTAAAGCCAACATTGATGTATTCTTGGGACCCTTGATTGACGAATTAAATGAGTTGTGGAATCCTGGTGTTTTGACGTATGATATTGTAGAAAAGAAGAATTTCGTCTTAAAGGCAGCATTGATGTGGACTATCAATGATTTTCCGGCTTATGGGATGTTGTCTGGGTGGATGACACAAGGAAGATTGTCATGTCCTATTTGCATGGAGGATACTAAGTCTTTTACACTATCACATAGAGGCAAGGCATCATGGTTTGATTGTCATCGGAGGTTTTTGCCGACAAACCACCCTTATAGGCGCAATAAGAATGACTTCAGgaagaataaaatagaaagtgAAGAGGCCCCTACCAGATTAAGTGGTTTGGAGATTTGGCAAAGGATTAAAGGACTTGAGAAGATATCAGATAATGGAAAGTGGATCAAATCGCGAGAGTATGGTATTACTCACAATTGGACTAAGCAAAGTGTGTTTTGGGAGTTACCTTATTGGAAGGATAACCTGGTTCGTCACTATCTTGATGTAATGCACATAGAGAAGAATGTGCTTGACAACATAATGAATACTATTATGGACATTGATAGAACTAAAGATAATGAAAAGGCTAGGTTAGACCTGGCTGAACTGTGCAAGCGTCCAGATTTACATTTGCGGCATGTCGGTGATAATTGTTGGTCCAAACCTAAGGCAGCTTATACTTTAACTTCTGAACAACAACAAGACGTGTATAGGTGGGTGCAACAACTTAGATTTCCAGATGGTTATGCATCTAACCTTGCTAGATGT AGAACTACCTACAAATATATGGAAGCCTCTTGCCGAGTTAAGCCAGTTTTTCAAAGACTTGTGTTCAACCACTCTCAAGGTTCATGA